The DNA sequence GTCCTACTCCCCAGTCCCCTGTTCCTCCTCCGTCTGCCGGACCCGAACCCGCGACTTCCCCATACCCGTTTCCTGCGACCCGAAAAAGCTCTGCCACTCCATTCTCTCCTACGCCGACGCCTCCTCCATCGAAGGTAACCTCGCACGGGAAACTTTCAATCTCGGGTCGTCCGCCCAACCCGGTACCATATTCGGGTGCATGGATTCCGGGTCCAGTTCGAACGCTGATGAGGACTCCAAGACAACCGGGTTAATGGGCATGAACCGCGGTTCATTATCCTTCGTTACACAGATGGGATTTCCGAAATTTTCCTACTGCATATCGGGTCGCGACTCGTCTGGTGTTTTGCTTTTCGGGGAAGCGAAGTTCGATTGGCTCAAACCGTTAAATTACACCCCACTGGTTCATATTTCAACCCCATTGCCGTACTTCGACCGGGTAGCGTACACGGTCCAGCTGGACGGGATCCGGGTTGGAGGGAAGGTGTTACTGCTCCCGAAGTCCGTTTTCGTACCGGACCATTCCGGGGCAGGTCAAACAATGGTCGACTCGGGAACCCAGTTCACGTTCCTACTCGGTCCGGTTTACACCGCGCTGAAAAAGGAATTCACTCAGCAGACCAAACCGGTGCTTAACCTTTTGAACGACCCGAATTTTGTGTTCCAAGGAGCGATGGATTTGTGTTTCCAAGTCCCGACGAACCGGCCGAGTCTGCCCGCGTTGCCGACAGTAACACTGATGTTTCGGGGGGCCGAGATGAGCGTATCGGGGGAAAGGCTGCTGTATCGGGTGCCGGGAATGGTGAGGGACGGGAATCAGGTGTATTGCTTCACATATGGGAACTCTGACTTGCTGGGCATACAGGCGTTTGTGATTGGTCACTATCATCAGCAGAACGTGTGGATGGAGTTTGATTTGGAAAATTCTAGGGTGGGAGTGGCTGAGGTTAGGTGTGAACTTGCAAGTC is a window from the Pyrus communis chromosome 16, drPyrComm1.1, whole genome shotgun sequence genome containing:
- the LOC137721565 gene encoding aspartic proteinase PCS1-like encodes the protein MRCTLLVFWLRGKMSPHADHSPHSHAHLQQIQRPRHKLSLKLPCNTNTFKSQLQQKKTYIPFEFSSPIRNFSRTMPILLALLLLQLLTTLCFSAPKPETLILPLKTQTLPQGSLPKSTNKLSFHHNVTLTISLSVGSPPQQVTVVLDTGSELSWLRCKKAPNFNSVFNPLASKSYSPVPCSSSVCRTRTRDFPIPVSCDPKKLCHSILSYADASSIEGNLARETFNLGSSAQPGTIFGCMDSGSSSNADEDSKTTGLMGMNRGSLSFVTQMGFPKFSYCISGRDSSGVLLFGEAKFDWLKPLNYTPLVHISTPLPYFDRVAYTVQLDGIRVGGKVLLLPKSVFVPDHSGAGQTMVDSGTQFTFLLGPVYTALKKEFTQQTKPVLNLLNDPNFVFQGAMDLCFQVPTNRPSLPALPTVTLMFRGAEMSVSGERLLYRVPGMVRDGNQVYCFTYGNSDLLGIQAFVIGHYHQQNVWMEFDLENSRVGVAEVRCELASQKLGL